One window of Gemmatimonadaceae bacterium genomic DNA carries:
- a CDS encoding DUF6290 family protein, translating to MSTISLRLPESLHKQARELAKQEDISINQLISTALAEKMSALMTSDYLNDRASRGDRQKFQRVLTKVRSQGRPPIEGDEL from the coding sequence ATGAGTACAATCAGTCTGAGGCTGCCGGAGTCGCTCCACAAACAGGCGCGGGAGCTTGCAAAGCAGGAAGACATTTCGATCAATCAGCTGATCTCGACAGCACTCGCAGAGAAGATGTCAGCGCTGATGACGAGCGATTACCTGAACGACCGCGCCTCTCGCGGAGACCGACAGAAATTCCAGCGCGTTCTGACGAAGGTGCGATCGCAGGGCCGGCCTCCGATCGAGGGGGACGAACTGTAG
- a CDS encoding DUF262 domain-containing protein, producing MSIIPVTKTESLSNLITMLEAGTIKVNPRYQRSGDIWPARAKSFLVETVLLGMPIPRVLLHQIADAEPPHTSDIIDGQQRCTILRDFRNGAFSLTADVDTDNLRGKKYNDLPPRRKGQFNAYVVPLDVYSNATPGDIREVFRRLNYYTAPLNAAEQRHAQFYGELSRFAEEQAETWEDVFRTLRVFTKRQRTRKADQQLLAEVVDAMIYRISTPTAKTLRETYRKHDRQFSSAADFRRRFDAAKAVISQWTFLREMVLRKHYHMFAIILGVMHSQRALAALTPDLGPMFPLYDVAAIERRLTKLDVALRRKETRGRYAGFVRASSEKTNVRPNRLVRCRSFYTALTGHP from the coding sequence ATGTCTATCATCCCCGTTACCAAAACCGAATCTTTGAGTAATCTGATCACGATGCTTGAAGCTGGGACCATTAAGGTCAATCCCAGGTATCAGCGCAGTGGGGATATCTGGCCAGCGCGGGCGAAGTCTTTCCTCGTTGAAACAGTCCTACTCGGTATGCCGATACCAAGGGTGTTGCTGCATCAAATAGCAGACGCAGAACCTCCTCATACAAGTGACATAATCGACGGCCAACAGCGCTGCACGATTTTGAGAGATTTCCGCAATGGCGCATTTTCGTTGACTGCAGATGTGGATACTGACAACCTACGCGGTAAGAAATACAACGATCTCCCTCCAAGACGAAAAGGCCAGTTTAACGCGTATGTTGTCCCGCTCGACGTGTACTCAAACGCGACGCCGGGTGATATTCGCGAAGTGTTTCGACGTCTGAACTACTACACCGCTCCGCTAAACGCCGCAGAGCAGCGGCACGCGCAATTTTACGGAGAGCTCAGTCGGTTTGCTGAAGAGCAAGCCGAAACATGGGAAGACGTCTTCAGAACTTTGCGAGTTTTTACCAAACGCCAAAGGACTCGCAAAGCTGATCAGCAACTTCTGGCAGAGGTAGTCGACGCAATGATTTATCGGATATCGACGCCAACTGCAAAAACTCTCCGTGAAACGTATCGAAAACACGATCGCCAGTTTTCGAGTGCCGCAGATTTCCGTCGTCGGTTCGACGCAGCCAAGGCGGTGATCTCTCAGTGGACTTTCTTGCGCGAGATGGTGCTCCGAAAACATTATCATATGTTCGCCATTATCCTTGGCGTCATGCATTCCCAAAGAGCCCTCGCTGCGCTCACACCTGATCTTGGGCCTATGTTCCCGCTATATGACGTCGCTGCTATTGAACGACGTCTCACAAAGTTGGATGTCGCATTGCGGCGCAAAGAAACGCGTGGTCGATACGCGGGATTTGTTCGAGCGTCCAGTGAGAAAACCAACGTGCGGCCGAACCGCCTCGTTCGGTGTCGATCCTTCTACACTGCTTTAACCGGACATCCTTAG
- a CDS encoding putative toxin-antitoxin system toxin component, PIN family codes for MYSVVLDTSVLIAGLRSATGASFAVLEGIGRNFELNISVPLVLEYEAVTKRQAREIGLTFKDIDDFLDYVCSVAHHRLIYYLWRPVLRDPNDDLVLELAVESNADYLVTHNIRDFAGSEQFGVCIVSPREFLGILRSKGKETTR; via the coding sequence ATGTATTCGGTCGTCCTCGACACGAGCGTTCTGATTGCAGGGCTACGATCTGCAACCGGTGCATCGTTTGCCGTTCTTGAGGGGATAGGGAGGAACTTCGAGCTCAATATTTCGGTACCGCTTGTTCTTGAATACGAAGCCGTCACAAAGAGACAGGCCCGCGAGATCGGGCTGACATTCAAGGATATTGACGATTTCCTCGACTACGTCTGTAGCGTTGCACACCACCGTCTGATCTACTATTTGTGGCGGCCGGTGTTGCGGGATCCCAACGACGATCTGGTTCTTGAGCTCGCAGTTGAGTCGAATGCCGATTATCTGGTGACACACAATATCCGGGACTTTGCCGGTTCCGAGCAGTTCGGAGTCTGCATTGTCTCTCCCCGGGAATTCCTGGGGATTCTGCGCAGTAAAGGGAAGGAGACAACACGATGA
- a CDS encoding site-specific DNA-methyltransferase, which translates to MTNPAVKVRFEATVADKFQAQKEALAKNPQILQTKHRIYLGDAREMKELSAPESIHLAVCSPPYWTLKEYDGGAGELQLGHVEDYETFHDELVKVWRRCYDLLVPGGRLCVVVGDVCLARRQAGRHLVMPLHADIAIRCRRIGFDYLTPILWYKIANAATEVEGNGSPFLGKPYEPNAIVKNDIEYILLLRKPGAYRRPTSEQRTLSMIDKTSHSKWFRSFWSDIPGASRFLGHPAPYPTELAYRLIKMFSFVGDTVLDPFLGTGTTTEAAMSANRSSIGYEIEEHYFDMVRDRFRQIETGTEVDFIR; encoded by the coding sequence ATGACGAATCCCGCCGTGAAAGTAAGATTCGAGGCGACTGTCGCCGATAAATTCCAGGCCCAAAAAGAAGCTCTTGCGAAGAATCCTCAGATTCTCCAAACGAAGCATCGAATCTATTTGGGCGATGCTCGAGAAATGAAGGAATTGTCCGCCCCAGAGTCAATCCATCTCGCGGTATGTTCACCGCCCTACTGGACCCTTAAGGAGTATGACGGCGGAGCAGGTGAACTTCAACTGGGTCACGTGGAAGACTATGAGACCTTCCACGATGAGCTAGTTAAAGTTTGGAGGCGGTGTTACGACCTCCTTGTGCCTGGCGGCAGACTATGCGTCGTGGTCGGAGACGTGTGTCTCGCTCGCCGACAGGCTGGACGTCATTTGGTCATGCCACTGCATGCGGACATTGCTATTAGGTGTCGCCGAATCGGATTCGATTACTTGACGCCGATTCTTTGGTACAAAATCGCAAACGCCGCAACGGAGGTAGAGGGGAATGGTTCCCCTTTCTTGGGCAAGCCCTACGAGCCTAACGCAATAGTCAAGAACGATATCGAATACATTCTGCTGTTGAGAAAGCCAGGCGCCTATAGAAGGCCGACTTCGGAACAGCGCACCTTAAGTATGATCGACAAGACAAGTCATTCAAAATGGTTCAGATCATTTTGGTCTGACATTCCCGGCGCAAGTCGTTTTCTTGGGCACCCTGCGCCCTATCCTACCGAATTGGCATATCGCCTTATCAAGATGTTCTCCTTCGTCGGTGACACGGTCCTTGATCCATTCCTGGGCACTGGTACGACGACTGAAGCGGCAATGTCGGCAAACCGCTCAAGTATTGGCTACGAGATCGAAGAACATTATTTCGACATGGTCAGGGACCGCTTTCGCCAGATAGAGACCGGCACGGAAGTAGACTTTATTCGCTAG
- a CDS encoding WYL domain-containing protein — translation MTGSAAEQLSRILRIIPEIADGEEHEITGVARKLGIERDTLLSDLRAIGERYGLPGGFVEGMEIFIGSTKISARSDQFLRPMGLTVPELRALELGLTVLEQERPPDDRPVIDSARQRLRKLIAHLPQADDVQEMRVAELAPTDALPFLDEVRRALRNHRKIRIAYRSSAATEAKGRVIRPYGMVAASGMWYVVAYCEASEGLRVFRADRIEDATLLTDRYEIPANFSIREALREGRGLQADTPSGGMTVRYSRRVARWIAEREGRELAPDGSLTIEHPLADAEWGVRHVLQYGPEAEVLEPQSLREEIVRRLGSLGGR, via the coding sequence ATGACTGGATCAGCCGCCGAGCAGCTCAGCCGCATCCTCCGGATCATCCCGGAAATTGCCGACGGTGAGGAGCACGAGATTACCGGCGTCGCCCGAAAGCTCGGCATCGAGCGGGACACTCTCCTCTCCGACCTGAGGGCGATTGGCGAGCGGTACGGCCTGCCGGGCGGATTCGTCGAGGGCATGGAGATCTTCATCGGCTCCACGAAAATCTCGGCGAGGTCGGATCAGTTTCTTCGCCCGATGGGTCTCACGGTGCCGGAGCTCAGGGCGCTCGAGCTGGGCCTCACGGTCCTCGAACAGGAACGCCCACCCGACGACCGGCCGGTGATAGACTCCGCCCGGCAACGTCTCCGCAAGCTGATCGCCCATCTTCCCCAGGCCGACGACGTTCAGGAGATGCGCGTGGCCGAGCTGGCGCCGACTGATGCGTTGCCTTTCCTGGATGAGGTGCGGCGCGCTCTCAGGAATCATCGCAAGATACGGATTGCCTATCGAAGCTCGGCGGCCACCGAGGCGAAGGGTCGCGTCATTCGCCCGTATGGAATGGTGGCGGCGAGCGGGATGTGGTATGTCGTCGCGTACTGCGAGGCGAGCGAGGGCCTGCGGGTATTTCGCGCTGACCGCATCGAGGACGCGACGCTGCTTACCGATCGGTATGAGATCCCGGCCAACTTCTCGATTCGCGAAGCGCTGCGCGAAGGGCGCGGGCTTCAGGCGGACACGCCGTCGGGCGGGATGACGGTGCGCTACTCGCGCCGAGTCGCGCGGTGGATTGCCGAGCGCGAGGGGAGGGAGCTGGCTCCCGACGGGTCGCTCACCATCGAGCATCCGCTCGCCGACGCCGAGTGGGGGGTGAGGCACGTTCTGCAATACGGGCCGGAGGCCGAGGTGCTCGAGCCGCAGTCGCTGCGGGAGGAGATCGTGAGGCGGCTGGGCAGCCTTGGAGGGCGATAA